The Danio rerio strain Tuebingen ecotype United States chromosome 20, GRCz12tu, whole genome shotgun sequence genome contains the following window.
ATGTAGGATATTATCTTCTGAGCACTTCCTGACCCCGGAGCTGTagagattattgaaagtttaaagcaatatgTTTGATAATTTTGTACTTGTGTTATTAAGTAAATTTGTTGTCTGTTGAGATAAAGATTGCATATAGGctattaatgtaaaaatatgctattatataaatgtaaatctacatgtatataaaatatagatatatcatgtttaaaataatattattaactaacATAAAGCATTACCCTAACAATGAAAACAGAATAATATTGTCATAATGATATatcgtgtgtttttgtgtgtgtgtgtgtgtgtgtgcgtgcgtgcgtgcgtgtgtgtgtgtgtgtaaatatatgtatgtatataaatatatgtatatatatatatatatatatatatatatatatatatatatatatatatatatttatacatatatttatatatatatacatatatatatatatttatacatatatttatatatatacacatatatatatatatatatatatatatatatatatatatatatatatatatatatatatatatatatatatatatatatttatacatatatttatatatatacatatatatatatatatatatatatatatatatatatatatatatatttatgtgtgtatgtgtgtgtgtatatatatatatatatatatatatatatatatatatatatatatatatatatatatatatatgtgtgtgtgtgtgtgtgtgtgtgtgtgtgtgtgtgtgtgtgtgtgtatatatatatatatatatatatatatatatatatatatatatatatatatatatatatatatatatatatatatacatacatatacatatatacatttccagcacatgttttacgtgtGTTTCTGTTGTCTAACTTGTCTTCTAATTATAGTGTGCCAACCTGGTACCAACACAAGGATACGTTCaaaaatgttgaccttaaaacaTTGAAAACCTCTATAACACATGTGGCCGTTTTTAAACATATCATTCAATGTTATTAATAACGAAGCGCTCTATTTTCAGTATTTAACGTCCTCAAATGTTTGCAAACAAATATGATGTAACGGTCGGCGCATGCGCAGTCTGCTGCAGCGCACAGCCATTTAGGAAAAAGATGAAGAAAAAGACGGCTATGCTTAAACTCTGAAGCACTTTATAAATAGATATTCATGAGTATCAGCGAAGACACAGATCAAAACATTTGATTGTGAACGTTATCTCCATGTGGACCTAATCGATCGAGAATTTCAAAGATCAATATCGCCATCTATTTGAGTGCGTCTGGACGCGTTCGCGATACAAACACCAGACATCTATACAGCTCGCTTGATATCATGTTGGGCGATGCTTTTGGTCGTCGTGTCGAATCAAGCGTGGGCAATAAAGCAGTGAAGATTAACAGATCAAAGCAAGTGCTCTTGAAGAAAAGAGGACGAAACGTTCACAGCAAAGCCAACAACACATCAGCAAACATCCACAGAGGCAGCGCTAATGAAGAGCTCAAACCTGCTCAGTCCAAACCAGCACCCAATAAACAGGTAAAGGGCTTTATGCAAGGGGCGGAGGTGTCTCACATATTGGGTTAAGGGGTTAGTTCACCCCTCAAAAAATGAAGATGTACCCACTGTTTACCTCAATTTacttccattgaacacaaaatatgttgAGGAACGCTGaatacctgtaaccactgacgcACATAGTAAGTAAATatcatagaagtcaatggttacaggtttccatatttctttaaattatctACGTGTGTTGTTTAATGAAGGgaagaaactcataatggtttgaaacgagtaaaggatgagtaaatgatgacttcaGAAATTCATTTAtcaggtgaactatcactttgaAGATTTAGCTTAGTCAGTTGTTGTACATAAAAACCCTGCTGaataatccagcttaaaccatttggctggttttagctggtcgaccagcctggttttagaggggttttggccatttccaggctggtttccattcatttccagcctggttttagctggtctggctggaaaatgatcagctaaaaccagcttgacctgcctggtttggtttaagctggacatagctgcttttggctgggctcccatcctggctaggctggtctagctggttttagctggtcatctcccagcctgactagctaagaccaggctggaaatggctggaaaccagtggTCTAAACCccactaaaaccagccaaccagcctaggctggtttaagctgtttttttcagtaggaaaagctagtaatttaaaacaattaacagTGTTTTTAACACACACTATTGTAAATACTTGAATTTAtctgttgtgtttattttattgttgctatggtgacacaacAACTAACTAAATTTAATCGTAATcgtggcaaacagttttggagaatttgatgttcaCCCTTTAAAGAGATAGAGAGGCACTTTAAAGGTGATGTATGTACGTttgtgactcttctaaagcatagaaATACCATCATATCTGGGTTCATACGGTCGTGGTAAACCTGGCAAGTCATGGAATTTtcacatggcattttccaggtcTGGAAGACTTTTGTAAAAcccacaaggttttggaaaagtcatggaaattacatttacatttagtcatttaacagACATTTATGTCTAAAGctacttaagctgcggtcacactagagtttgtgcttgcaaaattctgtcgtacggcgctgtgAAAAGTGGCGGGGTTAAACAATatatgattagacattaataaaagtgagcgattgcacCATATATTAAATTTCTAATTATAAATAGTCTTCTATTGATCTCACTCAATCacctgatgtgatttcgcaggtaagaattcaccaagcttgaactttcgaatGCAGTGAAATGCAAAACACGTGCTTGCGTTTACGGTTTCCTGCATTCGCATgactatgaatggaagtctatggagtgaaaagtgcagtgtgattgcGGCTTTGCCATAGAAGTAGTTTTACCTTCTATCGCTAGTTTAACAAACTGTTAAGATTATCTAAAATTAGTTTGACATATATCTGTATAATGGAATGGAGGTTAGTTGTTTTtaacttcttttcttttcttggccaaagacttgctctcacattattagtgctgcgTAAACATCATCTAATTTACATAGATATAACAAGAAAGTGAATCTATtgcatgttttatgatatgctgtaataaatttaaacgtttcttatgatttaccacgtttgtgtagacattacatgaaacattaggtcatgaaaattgcaacccaagctcattctggaaacgtagccccgcgaacgtttctggaggccgcgatttacgtggccggaggtacatacGGACGCGTtaagtttttttcgagcgaacgctgcagggcgatgtggcgccgctccgctcctcctcttcgcgctcgccggcctaCAGcttgcctccgagtggagggcttttccAATGCAACCAGTTAGTCCGCTTAGCTCACatcgttgcgtcggcggagccgaggccccggaggaggaaaAGGAGTCGGCCGTGGgtacgacgaccgggatcgagtccggggaacagcggttccagaaatcaggtaagatgaaaaacggaatccgaaaaataagggcgagagtgcagcgggatccgaaaacgcggtcgaaatcgaagacgagggcttttgctttttttttcttcttgtttttctggacggcttttgcaaactgtcgctcgggtttagaggaggaagaggagggcggccgggtcagcggatccggcggcttttcgcgcgagaacggcgcgctcccgagaggcgcccgagacgcgaaaaagcgcgcacagcggcctcttgcggatccgcgaaaacaaaaaacgattGAATACATACCTCCACGGACGTATCTCGCGGTCCAGAGAGAGCCTCATAGATATCATGTTAAAGAGAACCTCTTTGACATGATCAGTTGTAGatacaaaaactccttttaaattgaaaatattccttctatgtGGTGCTATTGCTTTTATTTTGAGCACAGTTTAAATTACCCGCTCCTgttctcaatctggcaacctgcgcttgcgtttgttttgatccaggagtgcaatacctagttcaaccactgggggTCAAACTTgcacactgcacctttaaagatTGCCACTAAGTGAAATGGCTTGCCTTGAAGGcacggtaaagtctagataggatacagctgcagatgcTCAAagcaatatagcatcatttttgtgaaaatctacaacaataattaatatttatacaatagtgtgagggttggggtgggggtaagcgttaataaaatacaattaatggataatttaataaatataatgaataatactctgtataattactgtttttacattactgtgggggttggggttagggttgcgtaaggggtagacgttaataaaattcaactattgaatcatttaataaataattctcgttaaatTTCTACCGCAGCTGTATCCCTCTAGCAGCAACGCTTTGACGCCACTTATGAATAAAATAATCGCTGACACTTTTTGGATGTTTCAGATCACAAAGTAAATTAGAAACGATCATAGACAAGACATCACCTGAGCTGTGTGTTTCATGTTTGTCTACAGCAGCCGAAGTCCTGCACTGCAGAACGAGGAAGCCAGATCAGCAGAGCGTCTGTCCTGAACTGCAGCCGCCTGGAGCAAACCACAGACAACCTAAACAGACGGACACATCAGAGCAAGCACCAAATAAACACAAGACAGGACAAGCCCACCTCCACAGAGAAGAGCCCAGAAAACATCCTGAAGCAGGGGAACGCCTCCACATCCTCGGATGCAGAGAAGACGTACGCCGGTGCAAAATTCAGCGAGCCGCCATCCCCCAGCGTCCTGCCCAAACCGCCCAGACACTGGGTAGGAGACCACGCTcctcagcacacacacaaacactgcagcagAGAGCAGATGTCTGAACACCTCAAAACACTGCTGAAGGTCCAAACTGACTCACTTTGATAGATCATCCAGAGGACTACTGGATGTGTCAGATGTTTAATAAAGCACCCTTAAATGATGAACTTAATGGGATGGACCACAATTCCATTGACTCCGGTTTTCATGAAGCCTCACAATAGTCCCCGGAAGTAAATGTCGAAAACGTGTCCAAAACCAcaacgtctatttgacatccacagaaTGATGcctttttgaccaccaaaataacgaCACAAACTTGCATCAAACTGACGTCAAACATTCAGGACAGTCCTGTAATCGATTTTTGTAGAGCACCCTCGAGTTAAACATGAAGTGATGGACGTGGTGAAGGAACAAATCCTGGCTCTGCCATCTGAATATCACCGCAAACATCCAGACTTGTTTTGGTtcagaccaggggtcaccaaccctgttcctggagagctaccttcctgcagatttcagtttgcaaccctgaccaaacacacctgtttgtaattatcaagtgctgctttaggtactattaattggttcaggtgtgtttgatcagggttggaactgaattctgcaggaaggtagctctccaggaacagggttggtgacccctggtccagACCATCATCGCCCTCAAGTgagcaccttgatgtcaaaacgacatcaataaatgtcaaaaatgcaaatcggGCTGGTGTCAAAGCcatgacgtctatttgacatccacacaatGATGCCGTTTTGAACGACACAAACTTGCATCAAACTGACGTCAAACATTCAGGACAGTCCTGTAATCAGTTTTTGTAGAGCACCCTCGAGTTAAACATGAAGAGATGGACGTGGTGAAGAACAATACTCGGGTTGATGGTGGCAGGAACAAATCCTGGCTCTGCCATCTGAATATCACAGCAAAGATCAAGACTTCTTAGTCCAGACCATCCTTCCCTATCAAGTGAGCACcctgatgtcaaaacgacatcagAAATGCAAAGTAATCTGACGTCTGCACAATGACGCCTTACGACCACCAAAATAACGACACCTCTCTAACCCCACAAAACCCAATTGCCCACATCAAACTTCCTGGAAGTATTTGAAGGCGGGGTGAATCACGGGGTGATTGAGTAGTTAGGACTCTTGTTGTCACAACTCTGTTTGTATGCCACTGTGATGGATGTGGTCAACACTGTTATTGGGTGGCAGGAACAAATCTTGGCTCTGCCGTCTGACTGTCGCAGCAAACAAATCAAGACTTGTTAGTCCAGACCATCTTCACCCACAAGTGAGCACCCTAATGTCAAATCGACATCAATAAACGTCAAAAATGCAAATCGGTCTGGTGTCAAAGCcatgacgtctatttgacatccacacaatGATGCCTTTTTGAACGACACAAAATGCACAAACAAGCATCAAACTGACGTCAAACATTCAGGACAGTCCT
Protein-coding sequences here:
- the pnrc1 gene encoding proline-rich nuclear receptor coactivator 1 isoform X1 is translated as MLGDAFGRRVESSVGNKAVKINRSKQVLLKKRGRNVHSKANNTSANIHRGSANEELKPAQSKPAPNKQQPKSCTAERGSQISRASVLNCSRLEQTTDNLNRRTHQSKHQINTRQDKPTSTEKSPENILKQGNASTSSDAEKTYAGAKFSEPPSPSVLPKPPRHWAGKLPSRQTGI
- the pnrc1 gene encoding proline-rich nuclear receptor coactivator 1 (The RefSeq protein has 3 substitutions compared to this genomic sequence), with amino-acid sequence MLGDAFGRRVESSVDNKAVKINRSKQVLLKKRGRNVHSKANNTSANIHRGSANEELKPAQSKPAPNKQQPKSCTAERGSQISRASILNCSRLEQTTDNLNRRTHQSKHQINARQDKPTSTEKSPENILKQGNASTSSDAEKTYAGAKFSEPPSPSVLPKPPRHWVGDHAPQHTHKHCSREQMSEHLKTLLKVQTDSL